A single genomic interval of Lathyrus oleraceus cultivar Zhongwan6 chromosome 7, CAAS_Psat_ZW6_1.0, whole genome shotgun sequence harbors:
- the LOC127104434 gene encoding uncharacterized protein LOC127104434 — protein MMSPYICVRSDNDKSLCDIASAVHNQPNVGGNDEFRHLGKLQWNNLPTFKGRYAPDGANTWLKEIERIFRVMDFSEARKVWFGTHMLAKEADDWWINTRQVVDVAVEVIKRFPELVNNCRIYEDGGKARLAHYKELSERRGKQNLNRGKPYSAPVDKGKQRVVGGKRTSGGGAPTPLKCYRCGELDHHFSECKSDVKKCTSVGSQDIWLLITKRVW, from the exons ATGATGAGTCCTTATATATGTGTGCGTAGTGACAATGACAAGTCTTTATGT GATATTGCTTCGGCTGTGCATAATCAGCCTAATGTTGGTGGGAACGACGAGTTCCGACATTTGGGGAAGCTCCAGTGGAACAATCTGCCTACTTTCAAGGGTAGGTACGCTCCTGATGGAGCGAACACTTGGCTCAAGGAGATTGAGAGGATTTTCAGAGTGATGGATTTCTCTGAAGCACGGAAGGTGTGGTTCGGTACACATATGTTAGCTAAggaagctgatgactggtggaTCAACACTCGTCAGGTGGTGGATGTTGCAGTTGAAGTT ATAAAGAGGTTTCCAGAGTTGGTAAACAACTGTAGAATTTATGAGGATGGTGGAAAGGCTCGGTTGGCTCACTACAAGGAGTTGAGCGAGAGAAGAGGAAAGCAGAATCTGAACCGTGGGAAGCCATATAGTGCTCCAGTTGATAAAGGTAAACAGAGAGTTGTTGGTGGTAAGAGGACAAGTGGGGGAGGTGCCCCCACTCCTCTTAAGTGCTATAGGTGCGGTGAGTTGGATCATCATTTCAGTGAATGCAAGAGTGATGTGAAGAAGTGTACAAGTGTGGGAAGTCAGGACATTTGGTTACTGATTACAAAGAGAGTGTGGTGA